One Avibacterium avium genomic window carries:
- the ribB gene encoding 3,4-dihydroxy-2-butanone-4-phosphate synthase yields MNQSILSAFGTPQERVEKAIEAFKQGNGVLVLDDEDRENEGDLIFPAQTIEPAQMAKLIRYGSGIVCLCLSDEICQQLDLPPMVQNNTSVNKTAFTVTIEAAEGVSTGVSAADRVTTIKAAVADNAKPQDLHRPGHIFPLRAAEGGVLKRRGHTEASVDLAVLAGYKPAAVICEITNDDGTMARTPEIIKFAKEFGYPVMTIEDLVQYRLAQK; encoded by the coding sequence ATGAATCAGTCAATTTTATCCGCATTTGGCACGCCACAAGAGCGTGTTGAAAAAGCCATTGAAGCTTTCAAACAAGGCAATGGCGTACTCGTTTTAGACGATGAAGATCGCGAAAATGAAGGGGATTTAATTTTCCCAGCGCAAACCATTGAACCAGCGCAAATGGCAAAACTTATTCGTTACGGCAGCGGCATTGTTTGCTTATGTTTAAGCGATGAAATTTGCCAACAGCTTGATTTGCCGCCAATGGTACAAAATAACACCAGCGTTAATAAAACCGCATTTACTGTAACCATTGAAGCGGCAGAAGGCGTATCCACAGGCGTTTCTGCAGCAGATCGTGTAACCACTATTAAAGCTGCTGTTGCAGATAATGCGAAACCGCAAGATTTACACCGCCCAGGGCATATCTTCCCATTAAGAGCAGCAGAGGGTGGCGTGTTAAAACGCCGTGGACATACCGAAGCCTCCGTAGATCTTGCCGTGCTTGCAGGCTACAAACCCGCTGCGGTAATTTGTGAAATCACCAATGATGACGGCACAATGGCACGCACTCCCGAAATCATTAAATTCGCGAAAGAATTTGGTTATCCTGTGATGACGATTGAAGATTTAGTGCAGTATCGTTTAGCACAGAAATAA
- a CDS encoding sodium ion-translocating decarboxylase subunit beta, with protein sequence MESILSLLRGMGIMHLEWGQAVMIAVSLLLLWLAIARKFEPLLLLPIGFGGLLSNIPEAGLAMTALDNLLHNGTSEQLAIVASKLGTIADPASIKTALNNALPSVQNELEVMAGDMGYSAGVLALFYKVAIGYGVAPLIIFMGVGAMTDFGPLLANPRTLLLGAAAQFGIFATVLGALGLNWLGIIDFTLPQAAAIGIIGGADGPTAIYLASKLAPELLGAIAVAAYSYMALVPLIQPPIMKALTSQQERKIRMVQLRTVSNREKILFPIVLLVLVALLLPDAAPLLGMFCFGNLMRVSGVVERLNDTAQNALINIVTIFLGLSVGAKLVADKFLQPQTLGILLLGMIAFAIGTASGVLMAKLMNRFSKNPINPLIGAAGVSAVPMAARVANKIGLEADHQNFLLMHAMGPNVAGVIGSAIAAGVMLKYISAMM encoded by the coding sequence ATGGAAAGTATTTTGTCTTTACTGCGTGGAATGGGCATTATGCACCTAGAGTGGGGACAGGCGGTGATGATTGCCGTCAGTCTGCTACTCTTGTGGCTTGCCATCGCACGCAAATTTGAACCCCTGTTATTGCTCCCCATTGGCTTTGGTGGATTGCTCTCTAATATCCCAGAAGCAGGCCTAGCAATGACAGCATTGGATAACCTTTTGCATAATGGCACCAGCGAGCAACTTGCCATTGTAGCAAGCAAACTCGGTACTATTGCTGATCCTGCGTCAATTAAGACCGCACTTAACAATGCGCTGCCCTCTGTACAAAATGAATTGGAAGTAATGGCAGGGGATATGGGCTATTCCGCAGGCGTGTTGGCGTTGTTCTACAAAGTGGCTATTGGCTATGGCGTTGCACCGCTGATTATCTTTATGGGCGTAGGGGCAATGACCGATTTCGGCCCATTGCTCGCCAACCCACGCACGCTCTTATTGGGCGCAGCGGCACAGTTTGGCATCTTTGCTACGGTATTGGGCGCGTTAGGCTTAAACTGGCTGGGTATTATCGACTTCACCCTGCCACAAGCTGCCGCAATCGGCATTATTGGTGGAGCAGACGGCCCAACTGCCATTTACCTTGCGAGCAAACTCGCCCCTGAGCTGTTGGGAGCGATTGCCGTGGCGGCGTATTCTTATATGGCACTCGTGCCATTAATTCAGCCGCCGATTATGAAAGCGCTCACTTCACAACAAGAACGCAAAATTCGAATGGTGCAACTGCGTACTGTAAGCAACCGCGAAAAAATTCTTTTCCCGATCGTGCTATTGGTGCTGGTGGCATTGCTCTTACCTGATGCTGCGCCATTATTGGGAATGTTCTGTTTTGGTAATTTAATGCGCGTCAGTGGCGTGGTGGAACGCTTAAACGACACCGCACAAAATGCGCTGATCAACATCGTTACCATTTTCCTAGGGCTTTCCGTTGGTGCGAAATTGGTGGCGGATAAATTCCTCCAACCACAAACCCTCGGGATTTTATTATTAGGAATGATCGCCTTTGCTATCGGCACCGCATCTGGCGTATTAATGGCGAAATTAATGAACCGCTTTAGCAAAAATCCAATTAATCCATTGATTGGCGCAGCGGGGGTTTCTGCCGTACCAATGGCCGCACGCGTTGCCAATAAAATTGGTTTAGAAGCCGATCACCAAAACTTCCTATTAATGCACGCAATGGGGCCAAATGTCGCAGGCGTTATTGGATCTGCCATCGCAGCTGGGGTAATGTTGAAATATATTTCAGCAATGATGTGA
- a CDS encoding metallophosphoesterase family protein, whose protein sequence is MILFAGDPHGRYDHLYPFVQEQEGIALVILGDLQLTTTEELDKLAQYCDLWFIHGNHDSKTVAAFEAIWGTEWKSRNLHGRVQTIQGKRIAGLGGVFRGQIWMPPNKPVFFDPIHYCQYCPQEKIWRGGLPLRHRTSIFPSDFEQLENLQADILISHEAPRPHPLGFAVFNKLAKKMGATHIFHGHHHENFDYSQINRDPKLKITNVGFRSLCDEQGNYLLKNIDDR, encoded by the coding sequence ATGATCTTATTTGCAGGCGACCCACACGGAAGATACGACCATCTTTACCCTTTTGTGCAAGAACAAGAGGGTATCGCCCTTGTCATACTCGGGGATTTACAACTCACCACCACAGAAGAATTGGATAAATTGGCGCAATATTGCGATCTCTGGTTTATTCACGGCAATCACGACAGCAAAACCGTTGCCGCCTTTGAAGCCATTTGGGGAACAGAATGGAAAAGCCGAAACCTACACGGACGCGTACAAACCATTCAAGGCAAACGCATTGCTGGATTAGGTGGCGTATTCCGCGGACAAATTTGGATGCCACCCAATAAACCTGTTTTTTTCGACCCAATCCATTATTGCCAATATTGCCCACAAGAGAAAATCTGGCGCGGTGGTTTGCCATTGCGCCACCGCACCTCAATTTTTCCTTCTGACTTTGAACAACTAGAAAATCTACAAGCGGATATCCTCATCTCCCACGAAGCACCAAGACCACACCCTCTTGGCTTTGCCGTGTTCAACAAACTGGCAAAAAAAATGGGCGCAACGCACATTTTCCACGGCCACCACCACGAAAACTTTGATTATTCCCAGATTAACCGTGATCCCAAACTCAAAATCACCAACGTAGGCTTCCGCAGCCTATGCGATGAACAAGGGAATTATTTGTTGAAGAATATTGATGATCGTTAA
- the nadR gene encoding multifunctional transcriptional regulator/nicotinamide-nucleotide adenylyltransferase/ribosylnicotinamide kinase NadR, producing MSAFAYLQQKRKQLNLKVNEVCEQANITRAYFNQLVSGKIKNPSATKLSALHKVLQITDLQDKKVGVIFGKFYPVHTGHINMIYEAFSKVDEVHVVVCSDTERDLKLFYDSKMKRMPTVQDRLRWMQQIFKYQKNQIFIHHLVEDGLPSYPNGWPAWAERVKQLFEEKQVNPSVVFSSEPQDKAPYEEYLNLQVELVDPQRQFFNVSATKIRNTPFHYWKFIPKEVRPFFAKTIAILGGESSGKTVLVNKLATVFNTTSAWEYGREFVFEKLGGDEQAMQYSDYPQMALGHQRYIDYAVRHAHKVAIVDTDFITTQAFCIQYEGKAHPFLDSMIKEYPFDITILLNNNTKWVDDGLRSLGSHKQRQRFQQLLKKLLDKYNVPYIEIESPSYLERYNKVKSIVEKILNEEELPELNNDKSIFEE from the coding sequence ATGTCCGCTTTCGCCTATCTACAACAAAAACGCAAGCAGTTAAATCTAAAAGTAAATGAGGTTTGTGAGCAAGCCAACATTACCCGCGCTTATTTTAATCAGCTGGTGAGTGGCAAAATCAAAAATCCAAGTGCGACCAAGTTGTCTGCCTTACATAAAGTGCTACAAATCACAGATCTACAAGATAAAAAAGTGGGGGTGATTTTTGGCAAGTTTTACCCTGTGCATACTGGGCATATTAATATGATTTATGAAGCGTTCAGTAAGGTAGATGAAGTCCACGTTGTGGTGTGTAGCGATACAGAGCGCGATCTGAAATTATTTTATGACAGCAAAATGAAGCGTATGCCAACGGTGCAAGATCGCCTGCGTTGGATGCAACAAATTTTTAAATATCAGAAAAACCAAATTTTCATTCATCATTTAGTGGAAGACGGCTTGCCGAGCTATCCAAACGGCTGGCCTGCGTGGGCAGAACGGGTTAAACAGCTTTTTGAAGAAAAGCAAGTTAATCCTAGCGTAGTATTTAGTAGCGAACCGCAAGACAAAGCACCTTACGAAGAATATTTGAATTTACAAGTGGAATTGGTTGATCCACAGCGTCAATTCTTTAACGTTTCAGCCACTAAAATTCGTAATACGCCTTTCCATTATTGGAAATTTATCCCGAAAGAAGTGCGTCCATTTTTCGCCAAAACCATTGCCATTTTAGGCGGCGAAAGCAGCGGAAAAACCGTGCTAGTTAATAAACTTGCCACCGTATTCAACACCACATCAGCATGGGAATATGGGCGTGAGTTTGTGTTTGAAAAATTAGGGGGTGATGAGCAGGCGATGCAATATTCCGATTACCCACAAATGGCGCTAGGTCATCAACGTTATATTGATTACGCCGTGCGCCACGCCCATAAAGTCGCGATTGTGGATACGGACTTCATCACCACGCAAGCATTTTGTATTCAATATGAAGGCAAAGCGCACCCGTTTTTGGATTCAATGATCAAAGAATATCCGTTCGATATTACGATTTTATTGAACAACAACACCAAATGGGTGGATGACGGCTTGCGTAGCCTTGGTAGCCACAAACAGCGCCAACGTTTCCAACAATTATTGAAAAAATTATTGGATAAATATAACGTGCCTTATATTGAAATTGAATCACCAAGCTATTTAGAGCGTTATAATAAGGTGAAATCCATTGTAGAAAAAATTCTCAATGAAGAAGAGCTTCCCGAACTAAACAACGATAAATCCATTTTTGAGGAATAA
- a CDS encoding DeoR/GlpR family DNA-binding transcription regulator: MIPAERQKQLLNLIRQHNIISITQLVEVLGVSHMTIRRDIQKLEQEGRVVSVSGGVKLLEHLSDELTHNAKSLLSTLQKENIGICAAQSIPQNTTVYLDAGTTTLEIAHRIADREDLLVVTNDFIIADFLMKNGQCELVHCGGTVNKSNYSSVGELAAQLLRQLAIDIAFISTSSWNLKGLTTPDENKLPVKRAILQSSQRKVLVSDSSKYGKSATFHICALDEFDRIISDQDLLDNAQVAIREMKIDLTLV, translated from the coding sequence ATGATTCCTGCAGAGCGACAAAAACAGCTACTTAATCTTATTCGGCAGCATAATATTATTAGTATCACTCAGTTAGTCGAAGTGCTTGGCGTATCTCATATGACAATCCGCCGAGATATTCAAAAATTAGAACAAGAAGGGCGTGTAGTTTCTGTTTCTGGTGGTGTGAAATTATTAGAGCATTTATCAGACGAACTTACCCATAACGCAAAATCTTTGTTATCCACATTACAAAAAGAAAATATCGGTATTTGTGCCGCACAATCTATTCCGCAAAATACAACCGTTTATTTAGATGCTGGTACCACAACTCTTGAAATCGCCCATCGAATTGCAGATAGAGAAGATCTCTTGGTGGTAACCAATGATTTTATTATTGCAGATTTTCTAATGAAAAATGGACAATGCGAATTAGTACATTGTGGCGGAACAGTAAATAAATCTAATTATTCTTCAGTGGGGGAGCTAGCTGCTCAACTCTTAAGACAACTTGCTATTGATATTGCCTTTATTTCCACATCTTCTTGGAATTTAAAAGGGCTTACTACACCTGATGAAAATAAGCTGCCTGTGAAACGTGCTATTTTGCAATCTAGCCAAAGAAAAGTTTTGGTTTCAGATTCGTCTAAATACGGAAAAAGCGCAACGTTTCATATTTGTGCGCTAGATGAATTTGATCGAATTATTTCCGATCAGGACTTATTAGATAATGCGCAAGTCGCCATTCGAGAAATGAAGATTGATCTAACTTTAGTGTAA
- the ubiK gene encoding ubiquinone biosynthesis accessory factor UbiK, which yields MLNPQKIEQIIQQVQNSLPQGMKELGKDAEAKFKQVLQAQLAKLDVVTREEFDVQTQVLMRTREKLSELEKRVDALLQAQNQGQETR from the coding sequence ATGCTAAATCCACAAAAAATAGAGCAAATTATACAACAAGTGCAAAATTCTTTACCGCAAGGAATGAAAGAGCTTGGTAAAGATGCAGAAGCAAAATTTAAGCAAGTTTTGCAAGCTCAATTGGCCAAATTAGACGTTGTAACCCGTGAAGAATTTGATGTGCAAACCCAAGTTTTAATGCGTACTCGTGAGAAACTGAGCGAGCTAGAAAAGCGTGTTGATGCCCTGTTGCAAGCGCAAAATCAAGGGCAAGAAACGCGCTAA